The following nucleotide sequence is from Clostridia bacterium.
TCGGCGAGCGCGCGCTCCTGGTCGGCATAGTAGTAGAAGGACTCGATGGACAGCACCTTGTCGAAGAAGTTCTCCTGCCACGGAATGTTCTGCGCCGAACCCCATGCGAACAGCACGTTGTCGAACTCTTTGGAAGCGGCTCGTGCGCGCACGATCATCTCGTCCGAGATGTCCAGCCCGACCACCTGGCCGGGGCCCTCCGGCCCATCGGCTACCAGGCGCGCCAGGATGCGCGTCGCCCACCCGGCGCCACAGCCAAGGTCCAGCACACGTTCGCCGGGCTTCAGGTCCATGAGCCGGATCGTCTGCTGGGCAATGCTGAGGTGGTGCTGCTCCATCTCTTCGCCGCGGCCTTCCGCGGCCCATTGGTTGAATTCGTTTCGAAGAATCTCGTCTGGATCGCTACGCATGGGGGGTCGTCGTCCTTTGCCTTGTATGAGGTACTCTGTCGCGCCTTTTTGGCCGATCCAACTATGCTACATTCAATTCCCTCATGGCTGAAAGTACCGGTAAAAACAGCGCGGATCAGGGCAAGGCGGCACTCTACTGCCCTAACTGCGCACGCGAAGTCAGTGATCCCCTAACCTGCGGCGACTGCTCGGCCGTTATCTGCCGCGTCTGCGGAACTCCGCTCGAAGAAGCAGACGAAATGGGAATGGGATAGCCAGCGGCTTTCGCATCGGTGTAGCGCTACGCCGAGCAGACCTTCGCCCTTTTAGGCACATCCAAGAAGTGGCTGGGAGTGTGCCTGAATGGCAGAGCCGTTCCTTATCGCGAAGTCTGACCGCGAAGAAGTTCGTATGTTGCCCGCCATGGCTAACCGTCATGGCCTGATCGCCGGAGCGACCGGCACGGGCAAAACCATCACGCTACAGGTCATGGCAGAACACTTCAGCGACATCGGTGTTCCGGTGTTCATGTCCGACGTGAAGGGCGACCTTTCCGGCATCTCTCAAACTGGCATTGATACCCCGAAGATCGTTGAACGAGTGAAGCTGCTCAAAATCGATGACTACAAGCATCGCGAATATCCCGTCGTGTACTGGGACGTCTTCGGCGAACAGGGGTACCCGGTGCGCGCGACCGTCAGCGAAATGGGGCCACTCCTCCTCTCTCGCCTGCTAAACCTGAATGAGACGCAGGGTGGCGTGCTCGCGCTGGTATTCAAGGTCGCCGACGACCAGGGACTGCTACTTCTTGATCTCAAGGATTTGCGTTCCATGTTGCAGTACGTGGCCGATAACGCCGCCGAGTTCAAGACGCAGTATGGCAACGCGTCAGCCGCAAGCATTGGCGCCATCCAACGCGGCTTGCTCGAACTGGAACAGCAGGGCGGCGACAAGCTATTCGGTGAGCCCGCACTT
It contains:
- a CDS encoding methyltransferase domain-containing protein, yielding MRSDPDEILRNEFNQWAAEGRGEEMEQHHLSIAQQTIRLMDLKPGERVLDLGCGAGWATRILARLVADGPEGPGQVVGLDISDEMIVRARAASKEFDNVLFAWGSAQNIPWQENFFDKVLSIESFYYYADQERALAELFRVMAPQGRLFILINLYKENHYSLRWVDELKVPVQVRSEQEYVDMLKRHTFEDVQAIRIPDATPTPDEYTGKWFANAEELRDFKRIGALLLTARKPDFESPPKAYEVL